AAAGGTGGTAAAAAGCTATACCGATGAATACAACGATAAGCTTCAAAAAGTATTGACTATAGATGACGATCCTTTTGATTTTCCCGGCTTGAAATACGTAGAAACGGTTGAGGAGAGTAAGCAGCTTGTGGATTACGAGGAGCCATGCGTGATCATATCTGCATCGGGTACAGCTGATGCAGGCAGGGTACGGCATCACATCAACAGCTGTATCGGCAACGCTAACAATACCATTTTGATGGTGGGTTATTGCGAACGATATTCTTTGGGTGGACAGCTTCTTGCAGGTGATCCTGAAGTAGAAATATTTGGCGACCCATGTACAGTAATGGCTGAGATTGGCCAAATGAAAAGCATGAGTGCTCATGGCGACAACGATGATCTATGCAAATTTGTAAGTTGCCAGGACCCGGAAAAAGTGAAAGGTATCTTCCTGGTGCATGGTGAGTACAGTGCACAGCAAGAGTTGGCAGCAAGGTTGAAGAGAAAAATGTTTGAGAATATAGTAACACCTTCTATGCATGAAGAAGTGGAATTAAGCTAATGGACATGCTATGGATATTCCATGGGATTATATTATAAGGATATTATCTGCTTTTGTAGCTGGTGGATTACTCGGCTATGAAAGAGAATACCGGAGCAAGCCAGCAGGCTTTCGTACTATCATATTAATTGCTGTTGGTAGTTCAGTTTTTGCCTTACTCAATCTTACCATACTCACAGATTCTCCTGATCGTATTGCCAGCCAGGTTGTGACTGGTGTGGGCTTTGTAGGCGCTGGTGTTATTTTTAAAGAAGGATTGAATGTAAGAGGAATAACCACGGCTGCCACTATATGGGTAGCAGCTGCTATTGGAATGGCCCTCGGGTTTGGTCAGTACTGGATTGCCGCTACCACGTTGCTTCTTGTAATGATCACATTGATCATACTCTCCAGGCTTGAGTTCAACATCTTAGTAAAAGAAGAAATTGAATATGCTTTCGATCTTGCAACAGTCGATAATTCAGTGAAGCAACTAGAACAATTTTTCAAACAAGAAGGACTTCAATTTTCTCAAAGCAGTTTCTCAAAGCATGCAGGTCATTTAAAAGTGCATTACCGGATCCGGCATACACAACAGCAATATGTAGTTATGCAGGAATACGTTTTGCAAAATGATGCCGTTTTGGGTTTTAAAGTTTTATCTACAATTATACCATGAAGCTTATGGAACAAGTATACGATTTCGCAGAAGTAAATGAACAACAGGCCTGGCAACAAATAGCCGATGATATAGAAACCGCAGGCTTCGATTTTTTAGCAGTTATAAAGCAGCATGAACTTTCTGTTATACTGAAGATCATGATCGATCCGGGTGGTGGTTTTGAAGGTGGCTATGCTGTTACAACCCTTTTGGCAAAGATCAATCCGCAGCCTTTTCGTTTTACTTTTTATGAACAAGGTATAGTGGCTGAAGTAGGTAAATTTCTTGGAATGGAAGATGTAGAAACTGGCTTTGCTGATTTTGATAAAAAGGTGATTGTAAAAACAAATGATGCTGAAAAAGTAAAAGCGCTGGTTTCAGATGCCGCTGTTCGTGAAGTAGTACAAGACTTACAAGATTTCAATTTTACAATAAGCGAGGAAGGGGAGGACGAACTTATTCTGCGACTTGAGATTGAAGAAGGCATCACTGATATACACCAACTGCAACAGTTGTATAAAACGATTGTTGCCGTACTTCAAAAGTTAAATGCTTACTAGAATTTTGCGCATTTAATTTTGGCTGCTTCTGATCAATACCTTTATCGTTATTTCAACGTTAACCTATGAAAGCTCCTGCCAGTTTACTAGCCATTTCTTTACTGTTTGCTTTTGCATCCGCTTGTAAAAAATCTATAGATGTTGTTGCACCTGCTGCAGATACTACTTCTGCCAATATCTCCGCACCTGTAACGGAAAATTTTGAAGCAGGAACAAAGCCTGAGTTTCAAAAAGGATATATCAGTCTTACCTCAGGGATATGGTTATTTGATGATGCCTTACTCGCACGATCCAGCCAGGATAAATTCAGAGGTGCGCAATCGGTAAGAATAAGAGGAAACGGTAGCATAGCTATGAAGTTTGACGTAAGTAATGGGGCAAAAGCGGTGGTGGTTGCCAACGCTACCTACTACGATAACGCCAATAGCGAATGGCAGCTTTGGGTATCAGAGAATAATGGTGTAAGCTACTACCAGGTAGGCAATACAGTTACTGCTACGCAAATAATGAAGAACGATACCTTCTTTGTAAATGCGGCTGCTGCCTTTCGTATTTCCATAAGGAAAGTGTCCGGCGGAAACAACAGTATCAATATTGATGATGTAGTTATCACTAACCAGGTTTTACCACCAACAAACCATGATGATCATCACATGCTCATGGGTAATCCCAGTAGTGCCACAGCTGATGTAAACAACCCAAATAATTACCTGATGGATAAAGGTTATTATATGATGTCGTACAGTAGAGATAGGGGCACGCCTAACTGGGTAAGTTGGCATCTTCATATGCCTGATCTTGGTTCTATTTCAAGGCAGGATGATTTTCGGACAGATTTTTCCATTCCATTTGCCTGGTACCACGTATCCGATGTCAGCTACTCTGGTAGTGGCTTCGACAGGGGGCACAATATTCCTTCCGGCGACAGGACATCTACTTTCGAAGCCAATTCTTCTACCTTCCTTATGACCAATATTATTCCGCAGGCGCCGCAGAACAACCAAACAACATGGGCAAACCTGGAAGAATACAGCAGGTCGTTGGTTAGGCAAGGCAACGAGCTATATATCATTATGGGATCGTATGGTGTTGGTGGTACAGGAAGTAATGGAACAAGAACAACGATTGACAATGGCAATGTTACCGTTCCTTCTATGATTTGGAAAGTAGTGGTGGTGTTGCCAAATGGTTCAAACGACCTTTCAAGGGTTACAACTTCTACAAGAGTGATAGCTATCAATACACCCAATATAAACAGCATTAATAGTAACTGGCGTACCTATAGAACATCAGTAGATGCTATTGAGGCTGCAACGGGATATGATATCTTATCTAACGTACCGCAACATATTCAGCAGGTTATTGAAGCTGTAGTAGATAGCCAGTAATGCGATGTAGTGAAGAAGATTGTTGGTGAATAGGGAGAAGAACCTGTTCACCATTATTATTTGCACCAAATGCTATAAAAGAAAAAGTCCTGGTAAAACCAGGACTTTACTTCGTAGAGCGTACGGGAATCGAACCCGTGATTCCTCCGTGAAAGGGAGGCGTCTTAACCCCTTGACCAACGCTCCATTTGTTCTAACGGGTGGCAAAAATAGGAGCAGAGATGTTCACCGCCAAAACTTTTTTAGAAAAAAAGAAAAAATATTTTTCTCAGGCTTAACCTATAGATAATAAAGACAATGCCAACATAGCTTTCTTCGGAATGATTTTAGTTATATGTTCAGGCTTCTTATCACACGAATTATGATGACAATCATGCAGGTAGCTGCGAATTATTTTATTCCAGTTTGCAGCCTTACTTGTAATTTCGCAACGTTTTTATAATGAATTTAAAATCAAACATTGTATGAGTACAAAAGTTGCCATTAATGGATTTGGACGAATCGGACGACTGGTTTTTCGCCAGATATATAATATGCAGGGTATTGATGTTGTTGCAATCAACGACCTGACCAGCCCTAAAGTTCTTGCCCACCTTCTAAAATATGATAGCGCACAGGGCCGCTTCAATGGTGAAGTAACTGCTACAGAAACTTCAATTATTGTAAATGGAGAGGAAGTTAAGATCTACGCTCAGAAAGATCCTGCTCAAATTCCATGGGGCGAACACGAAGTAGACGTGGTGATAGAAAGCACAGGCTTTTTTACCGATAAAGAAAAAGCAGCAGCACACTTAAAAGCCGGAGCTAAGCGTGTTGTTATCAGTGCCCCTGCTACAGGCGATCTGAAAACTGTTGTTTTCAACGTGAACCACGACATCCTGGATGGTACTGAAGAGATCATTTCTTGTGCATCATGTACTACCAACTGTCTTGCGCCAATGGCTAAAGTGCTGAACGATTCTTTTGGAATTGTAAATGGTTTAATGACCACCATTCACGCATATACCAACGACCAGAACACTCTTGATGCGCCGCATCCAAAAGGTGATCTTCGTCGTGCACGTGCAGCAGCACAGAACATTGTTCCAAACAGCACCGGTGCAGCTAAAGCTATAGGACTGGTTATCCCAGAGCTAAAAGGAAAACTGGATGGTGGTGCACAGCGTGTTCCAACTATCACAGGTTCACTTACTGAACTGAATGTAATACTGAATAAAGAAACTTCAGTAGAAGAGGTAAATGCTGCTATGAAAGCCGCTGCTAACGACAGCTTTGGATATACCGAAGATGAAATGGTAAGCACCGACATCATCGGCATTAGCTACGGCTCATTATTCGATGCTACACAAACAAGAGTTATGGGCACAGGCGATAAACAAATGGTAAGAACAGTGGCCTGGTACGACAACGAAATGAGCTATGTAAGCCAGCTTGTACGTACGGTTCAATACATGAACGAATTGCAAAACAAGAAAGGATAATGATGAAACCAACGGTAGTACAGGAGCCAGCATCCGTTGCGTCGCACACTTGTACTGCATGGTTCTTATCAGCATCCAGCATCAGATCATAACAAAGGCCGCGGTATGTACTGCGGCTTTTTCTTTTACTAATCTTCATCTGCTATACATGTTGATGCTCTAATACAAGCATCAAATCTCCTATACAGTTGGTACACGCATAGCAGGTATTATAAACCAATTATTATGAGCAAATTTCAATCCTACAATTTTTCAGGGAAGAAAGCACTTATTAGGGTAGATTTCAATGTTCCACTGAACGACCAGTTCCAGATCACTGATGATAATCGTATACGTGCAGCTATACCTACCATTCAAAAAATTTTGAAAGACGGTGGTAGCGTCATTCTAATGAGCCACTTGGGTCGTCCTAAAGATGGTCCCACTGATAAATATTCATTGCGTCACCTGGTGAGCCACCTTTCGCAGGCACTTTCTACTGATGTACAATTTGCCAACGACTGCATAGGCGAAGAGGCTGTTCAAAAATCACAGGCACTACAGCCAGGGCAGGTGTTGCTGCTAGAGAACCTTCGTTTTTACAAAGAGGAAGAAAAAGGAAATGAAGAGTTTGCACAAAAGCTGGCAAAGCTGGGCGATGTATATGTGAACGATGCTTTTGGTACAGCACACCGCGCACATGCTTCTACAGCTATCATAGCTCAGTTTTTTGCTGCAGATAAAAAACTGTTTGGACTGGTTATGGAAAATGAAGTAGAAAGTGCAGACAAAGTATTGCACAGTAGTGAGCGTCCATTTACAGCCATATTAGGTGGCGCCAAAGTAAGCGATAAGATCTTGATCATTGAGAACTTACTGGAGCGGGCCAACCACATCATTATTGGTGGTGGTATGGCTTATACTTTTTTAAAAGCACAAGGCAAAGAAATAGGCAGCAGCCTATGCGAAGAAGATAAACTGGATCTTGCTAACGAGCTATTGAAAAAAGCTAAGGCTAAAGGAGTAGAATTCCATTTACCTAAAGACAGCGTGGTTGCAGATAAATTTGATGCAGAGGCAAACACAAAAGAACTGAGCAACGACAACATTGAAAAAGGCTGGATGGGACTGGATATTGGTTCAGAAGCTATCAAAGATTTTGGCCAGGTAATACTGGAAAGCAAGACTATCCTGTGGAATGGGCCAATGGGTGTGTTTGAAATGGAAAAGTTTAAAGCAGGCACCAAAGCCATTGCTGATTTTGTAGTTGAAGCTACTACACGTGGTGCGTTCTCGCTTGTTGGTGGCGGCGACAGTGTAGCAGCAGTCAACCAATTTGGACTTGCTGATAAAGTAAGCTATGTAAGTACAGGTGGTGGTGCTATGTTGGAATACTTTGAAGGAAAAGAACTCCCTGGTATTGCAGCAATCAAATAAGTGAAGCATGCTCTTTTTGTAAACCCTCAGCAGTAGCTGGGGGTTTATCTTTAATAGGCTTGGCAAAGGGAAACAGTGCTAAAAAGTACCGTCTTTTGCTGCCTCAGTTCTGGTGCCTTCTATGTCTTGCTTTTTCTACAACTACTTGTTAATAATGCATTTACCACCTCCTGTCTTCATGGTATAAAATTTTCATAGCCGAAGTACATTTAGTTTATCACGTACATTTGGAAAAAGAAATTTAAAAGAAGATGAAAACAAAAAACCTAACATTGATAATCATCCTGGCTGCTATACTTATTTTGGGTGGCTGCGGATGTGGAAGTTATAACAGCCTGGTAAGCCAGGACGAACAGGTTAAAAACTCATGGGCAAACGTTCAGAGTGAATACCAGCGTCGTTCCGACCTGATACCAAACCTGGTTAGAACAGTACAAGGCGAAGCGAACTTTGAAAAATCTACATTGGAAAATGTGATCAATGCAAGAGCGCGTGCTACTCAGCTAACAGTTAATCCTGATGATCTAACTCCTGAAAGACTGGAGCAGTTTCAGCAGGCACAGGGACAACTGTCACAGGCTTTAGGAAGATTGTTGATGGTAACAGAAAATTATCCAACGTTGCAGGCTAACCAGGCATTCCGTGGTTTACAAACACAATTAGAAGGAACAGAAAACAGGATCAAAGTTGCACGTAACGACTTCAACCGTGAAGTGGCTACTTACAATACTTCTGTACGCCGTTTCCCTACCAATATTTTTGCAGGTATGATGGGCTTCCGTCCACGTTCACCATTCCAGGCTGAAGCTGGTTCTGAGCGTGCTCCTGAAGTGCAGTTCTAAATACTTACGAGGAAGAGTAGCTTAATTGGCAACTCTTCCTCTTCCTTATTCGCTAGGTAACTTGCCTCATAAAAGCAGGTTCTAAGTATCCTCTCCCGAAAGAGGCATAATACTCACAACAACAAATCAATCATGGGCATTTTTTCATTTGGTAAAAAGCGGCAATTCTTTACGCCAGAGCAACAGGCGCTAATGGTGGAAGCCATCAAAGAAGCTGAACGTAACACCAGTGGTGAGGTGCGGGTGTTTATTGAAAGCAAGTGTGAGTACGTAAACGCGGTCGACCGTGCGCAGGAAATCTTCTTCAACCTGCAAATGGAAAAGACGCAGGATCGCAATGCGGTGCTTCTATATATGGCTATGGACGATCACCAATTAGCTCTTTTTGCTGATGAAGGTATTTACCAGCGGCTAGGAAAGCAATATTGGGAAGA
This region of Aridibaculum aurantiacum genomic DNA includes:
- a CDS encoding MgtC/SapB family protein, translated to MDIPWDYIIRILSAFVAGGLLGYEREYRSKPAGFRTIILIAVGSSVFALLNLTILTDSPDRIASQVVTGVGFVGAGVIFKEGLNVRGITTAATIWVAAAIGMALGFGQYWIAATTLLLVMITLIILSRLEFNILVKEEIEYAFDLATVDNSVKQLEQFFKQEGLQFSQSSFSKHAGHLKVHYRIRHTQQQYVVMQEYVLQNDAVLGFKVLSTIIP
- a CDS encoding DNA/RNA non-specific endonuclease, producing the protein MKAPASLLAISLLFAFASACKKSIDVVAPAADTTSANISAPVTENFEAGTKPEFQKGYISLTSGIWLFDDALLARSSQDKFRGAQSVRIRGNGSIAMKFDVSNGAKAVVVANATYYDNANSEWQLWVSENNGVSYYQVGNTVTATQIMKNDTFFVNAAAAFRISIRKVSGGNNSINIDDVVITNQVLPPTNHDDHHMLMGNPSSATADVNNPNNYLMDKGYYMMSYSRDRGTPNWVSWHLHMPDLGSISRQDDFRTDFSIPFAWYHVSDVSYSGSGFDRGHNIPSGDRTSTFEANSSTFLMTNIIPQAPQNNQTTWANLEEYSRSLVRQGNELYIIMGSYGVGGTGSNGTRTTIDNGNVTVPSMIWKVVVVLPNGSNDLSRVTTSTRVIAINTPNINSINSNWRTYRTSVDAIEAATGYDILSNVPQHIQQVIEAVVDSQ
- the gap gene encoding type I glyceraldehyde-3-phosphate dehydrogenase produces the protein MSTKVAINGFGRIGRLVFRQIYNMQGIDVVAINDLTSPKVLAHLLKYDSAQGRFNGEVTATETSIIVNGEEVKIYAQKDPAQIPWGEHEVDVVIESTGFFTDKEKAAAHLKAGAKRVVISAPATGDLKTVVFNVNHDILDGTEEIISCASCTTNCLAPMAKVLNDSFGIVNGLMTTIHAYTNDQNTLDAPHPKGDLRRARAAAQNIVPNSTGAAKAIGLVIPELKGKLDGGAQRVPTITGSLTELNVILNKETSVEEVNAAMKAAANDSFGYTEDEMVSTDIIGISYGSLFDATQTRVMGTGDKQMVRTVAWYDNEMSYVSQLVRTVQYMNELQNKKG
- a CDS encoding phosphoglycerate kinase, giving the protein MSKFQSYNFSGKKALIRVDFNVPLNDQFQITDDNRIRAAIPTIQKILKDGGSVILMSHLGRPKDGPTDKYSLRHLVSHLSQALSTDVQFANDCIGEEAVQKSQALQPGQVLLLENLRFYKEEEKGNEEFAQKLAKLGDVYVNDAFGTAHRAHASTAIIAQFFAADKKLFGLVMENEVESADKVLHSSERPFTAILGGAKVSDKILIIENLLERANHIIIGGGMAYTFLKAQGKEIGSSLCEEDKLDLANELLKKAKAKGVEFHLPKDSVVADKFDAEANTKELSNDNIEKGWMGLDIGSEAIKDFGQVILESKTILWNGPMGVFEMEKFKAGTKAIADFVVEATTRGAFSLVGGGDSVAAVNQFGLADKVSYVSTGGGAMLEYFEGKELPGIAAIK
- a CDS encoding LemA family protein, giving the protein MKTKNLTLIIILAAILILGGCGCGSYNSLVSQDEQVKNSWANVQSEYQRRSDLIPNLVRTVQGEANFEKSTLENVINARARATQLTVNPDDLTPERLEQFQQAQGQLSQALGRLLMVTENYPTLQANQAFRGLQTQLEGTENRIKVARNDFNREVATYNTSVRRFPTNIFAGMMGFRPRSPFQAEAGSERAPEVQF
- a CDS encoding TPM domain-containing protein, whose translation is MGIFSFGKKRQFFTPEQQALMVEAIKEAERNTSGEVRVFIESKCEYVNAVDRAQEIFFNLQMEKTQDRNAVLLYMAMDDHQLALFADEGIYQRLGKQYWEEEVRKIISEIKKDHLVEGICTIVTDIGQALKEQFPYDDKGDKNELPDEIIFGH